From Gemmatimonadota bacterium, one genomic window encodes:
- the nth gene encoding endonuclease III codes for MSRESIEKKRERLARILALLHGEYPEATCSLDHRDAFQLLAATILSAQCTDERVNEVTPLLFARWSTADELAGARTEELEDVIRPTGFFRNKARSLQGMAGAIVESHEGEVPADMAALVKLPGVGRKTANVVMGNAFGVASGVVVDTHVKRLSTLLGLSREKTPEKIEDDLVGIVPSEEWIDLPHLFIYHGRAVCVARRPRCEACVLSGLCPSSRV; via the coding sequence ATGAGTCGAGAGAGCATAGAGAAGAAGCGCGAACGGCTGGCCCGAATCCTGGCGCTGCTCCACGGGGAGTACCCGGAGGCGACGTGTTCCCTGGACCACAGGGACGCCTTCCAGTTGCTCGCTGCCACCATCCTGTCCGCGCAGTGCACCGACGAACGCGTGAACGAGGTGACACCGCTGTTGTTCGCGCGCTGGTCCACCGCGGACGAGCTCGCGGGCGCGCGGACCGAAGAGCTGGAAGACGTCATCCGGCCCACCGGTTTCTTTCGCAACAAGGCGCGCAGCCTCCAGGGCATGGCCGGCGCCATCGTCGAATCGCACGAAGGCGAGGTGCCGGCGGACATGGCCGCGCTGGTCAAACTCCCCGGCGTGGGGCGCAAGACAGCCAACGTCGTGATGGGCAACGCGTTCGGTGTCGCGTCCGGCGTCGTCGTCGACACCCACGTGAAGCGGCTCTCCACCCTGTTGGGTCTTTCGCGCGAGAAGACGCCGGAGAAGATCGAGGACGATCTGGTCGGGATCGTCCCCAGTGAGGAGTGGATCGATCTGCCCCACCTTTTCATCTACCACGGCCGGGCCGTGTGCGTCGCGCGCCGGCCGCGCTGCGAGGCGTGCGTGCTGTCCGGGCTCTGTCCCAGCTCCCGCGTATGA
- a CDS encoding FG-GAP-like repeat-containing protein, translating into MPARPQRRRPVRAAAAIASLAATACASGQVQPRAAPPSADAAPFRARIDPFPVLDADGAAYAFPFLGGFNVPRPQLVDLDGDSDMDLVVQERTDRLLYFERVDGGYRWAPGLMPPLRVGEWYRFVDVDGDGDPDLLSEEPFSYVRLYRNDGAGGFPLVADTIRDARGGAIFSDRQNIPNAADIDCDGRLDLLIGRMTGTITRYEATGAIGQTVAPFRHVEDRFQGIEIVAEFGNPLYTPPADTAPVTGPSMHGANTMALADADGDGDVDLFWGDFFEPGLLLIENTGSCERPDMTGEPVAFPAGDPVLTSGYNAPTFGDADGDGDLDLVMGVLGGAYDANRTGADNLYFFEQVDGDFALRSTRYISQVDIGTESLPRVVDWDGDGDLDLLLANKIDPTDLHTSRVYLYENVGTPLAPAFRLRGPVGVDGAFHNAPALGDLDADGDLDAVLGTWRPDVELLMNGGTRAEPRYDMSDAPLLTLTRGANGVPALGDLDADGDLDLIIGEASGTLNYYRNDGDPAGARFALVSDEYLGVDVGRRAAPALVDVDGDGDLDLVVGTESDGLVLFLNEGTREVPDFRETASSLPTDLAPYAAPAFGDVDGDGDLDLFVGGVGGGVVFFENVGADVAAP; encoded by the coding sequence GTGCCGGCCCGCCCACAGCGTCGAAGGCCGGTCCGCGCGGCTGCGGCGATCGCTTCTCTGGCCGCGACCGCGTGCGCCTCGGGTCAGGTGCAGCCCCGGGCGGCCCCGCCGTCCGCGGACGCCGCGCCCTTCCGGGCGCGCATCGACCCGTTCCCGGTGCTCGACGCCGACGGGGCCGCCTACGCGTTTCCGTTCCTGGGCGGATTCAACGTGCCCCGGCCGCAGTTGGTGGACCTGGATGGCGACTCCGACATGGACCTGGTGGTCCAGGAGCGCACGGACAGGCTGCTCTATTTCGAGCGCGTCGACGGCGGCTATCGCTGGGCGCCGGGGCTGATGCCGCCCCTGCGGGTGGGCGAGTGGTACAGGTTCGTGGACGTGGACGGCGACGGGGATCCGGACCTGCTTTCCGAGGAGCCGTTCAGCTACGTACGTCTGTACCGCAACGACGGCGCGGGCGGCTTCCCGCTCGTGGCCGACACGATCCGCGACGCGCGCGGCGGGGCCATCTTCTCCGACCGACAGAACATCCCGAACGCCGCCGACATCGACTGTGACGGGCGGCTCGATCTGCTGATCGGACGCATGACGGGCACCATCACCCGCTACGAAGCGACCGGCGCGATCGGGCAGACGGTGGCTCCGTTCCGCCACGTGGAAGATCGCTTCCAGGGCATCGAGATCGTAGCGGAGTTCGGCAACCCTCTGTACACGCCTCCCGCGGATACCGCGCCCGTCACCGGCCCGAGCATGCACGGCGCCAACACGATGGCGCTGGCGGACGCCGACGGGGACGGCGACGTGGATCTGTTCTGGGGTGATTTCTTCGAGCCCGGACTCCTGCTGATAGAGAACACGGGCTCCTGCGAGCGCCCCGACATGACCGGCGAACCCGTCGCGTTTCCGGCGGGCGATCCGGTCCTCACGAGCGGCTACAACGCGCCCACGTTCGGAGACGCGGACGGCGACGGCGACCTCGATCTGGTGATGGGGGTGCTGGGTGGGGCGTACGACGCCAATCGGACCGGGGCGGACAATCTCTACTTCTTCGAGCAGGTCGATGGGGACTTCGCTCTGCGCTCCACGCGCTACATCTCGCAGGTCGACATAGGCACGGAGAGCCTGCCCCGGGTGGTCGACTGGGACGGCGACGGTGACCTGGATCTGCTGCTCGCCAACAAGATCGATCCAACGGATCTGCATACCTCGCGCGTCTACCTCTACGAGAACGTCGGGACGCCCCTCGCGCCGGCCTTCAGGCTGCGCGGCCCGGTCGGGGTAGACGGCGCTTTTCACAACGCTCCGGCGCTGGGAGATCTGGACGCGGACGGGGACCTGGACGCGGTGCTCGGAACCTGGCGCCCGGACGTCGAGCTGTTGATGAACGGAGGCACGCGCGCCGAGCCGCGCTACGACATGAGCGACGCCCCTTTGCTGACGCTGACGCGCGGCGCCAACGGAGTGCCCGCGTTGGGGGATCTGGATGCGGACGGGGACCTCGATCTGATCATCGGCGAGGCCTCGGGCACGCTGAACTACTATCGCAACGATGGCGATCCGGCGGGCGCGCGATTCGCGCTTGTCAGCGACGAGTACCTGGGCGTGGATGTCGGACGACGAGCCGCTCCCGCATTGGTGGACGTGGACGGAGACGGCGACTTGGATCTGGTGGTCGGTACCGAGTCGGACGGCCTGGTGCTGTTTCTCAACGAGGGCACCCGGGAAGTACCGGACTTTCGCGAGACGGCGTCGTCGTTGCCCACGGATCTGGCCCCCTACGCCGCGCCGGCGTTCGGGGACGTGGACGGGGACGGTGACTTGGATCTCTTCGTAGGCGGTGTCGGGGGTGGGGTCGTGTTTTTCGAGAACGTGGGCGCCGATGTCGCGGCGCCGTAA
- a CDS encoding sodium-dependent transporter, with amino-acid sequence MASNGTPTASFSSRWGMLLAMLGMAVGTGNIWRFPRIAASNGGGAFLVAWVTFLLLWSVPLIMVEFAMGKGTRAGPVGAFVRLLGPKFAWMGAWVAFTATAIMFYYAVVMGWTIRYFWASLTGELSGAAPGALWDSFAYTPSVLVVHALALALAAGVVWRGVKGIESAAKILIPTLFVLVVVLAVKALTLPGASRGLDFLFGFEWSELADANIWLQALTQNAWDTGAGWGLVLTYAIYMKAREDTVLNSALLAFGNNSVSLLAGIMVLCTVFSIMPDAATEIVGASNEGLTFIWVPQLFQQMPGGRFFMTLFFLALMFAAWTSLIAMIELATRTLVDTGVRRGRALTLVVVFGFALGVPSALNEEFFLNQDFVWGVGLMVSGLFFAYAVIRHGARRFRETLVNTADSDVHVGVWWERAMYFVIVQALVLIGWWFWQVRGEPQISPFGAGLMALEWAAAIAVFLAANKWLARAGGARPPVGDPPPASIP; translated from the coding sequence GTGGCTTCAAACGGTACGCCCACCGCGTCCTTTTCGTCCCGCTGGGGGATGCTCCTCGCCATGCTCGGCATGGCCGTGGGGACCGGCAACATCTGGCGCTTTCCGCGCATCGCCGCCTCCAACGGAGGGGGCGCCTTCCTGGTGGCCTGGGTCACGTTCCTGCTGCTCTGGTCGGTGCCCCTGATCATGGTGGAGTTCGCCATGGGGAAGGGCACGCGGGCCGGTCCGGTGGGCGCGTTCGTGCGCTTGCTGGGCCCGAAGTTCGCTTGGATGGGCGCGTGGGTCGCGTTCACCGCGACGGCCATCATGTTCTACTACGCCGTCGTCATGGGCTGGACGATCAGGTACTTCTGGGCCTCCCTCACCGGGGAGTTGAGCGGGGCGGCCCCGGGAGCGCTGTGGGATTCCTTCGCGTATACGCCCAGCGTCCTGGTCGTGCACGCGCTCGCGCTCGCGCTCGCGGCGGGGGTCGTCTGGAGGGGCGTGAAGGGCATCGAGTCCGCTGCCAAGATCCTGATCCCAACGCTTTTCGTGCTGGTGGTGGTGCTCGCCGTCAAGGCGCTCACGCTGCCCGGGGCCTCCAGGGGGCTGGATTTCCTGTTCGGCTTCGAGTGGTCGGAGCTGGCCGACGCCAACATCTGGCTACAGGCACTCACGCAGAACGCTTGGGACACGGGCGCCGGGTGGGGCCTGGTGCTCACGTACGCCATCTACATGAAGGCCAGGGAGGACACGGTCCTCAACTCGGCCCTGCTGGCGTTCGGCAACAACTCGGTGTCGCTGCTGGCCGGCATCATGGTGCTGTGCACGGTCTTCTCGATCATGCCCGACGCGGCCACCGAGATCGTGGGGGCGTCCAACGAGGGCCTGACGTTCATCTGGGTGCCGCAGCTCTTCCAGCAGATGCCCGGCGGCCGCTTCTTCATGACGCTCTTCTTCCTGGCGCTCATGTTCGCGGCGTGGACCAGCCTGATCGCCATGATCGAGCTGGCCACGCGGACGCTGGTCGACACTGGCGTGAGGCGGGGGCGGGCGCTGACGCTCGTGGTCGTGTTCGGCTTTGCGCTGGGGGTGCCGTCGGCGCTCAACGAGGAATTTTTCCTCAATCAGGACTTCGTGTGGGGCGTCGGCCTGATGGTGAGCGGCCTCTTCTTCGCTTACGCGGTGATCCGACACGGCGCGCGGCGCTTCCGCGAGACGCTGGTCAACACGGCCGACTCGGACGTGCACGTCGGGGTGTGGTGGGAGCGCGCTATGTACTTCGTGATCGTTCAGGCGCTGGTCCTGATCGGCTGGTGGTTCTGGCAGGTCCGGGGCGAGCCGCAGATCTCGCCCTTCGGCGCGGGCCTCATGGCGCTCGAGTGGGCCGCCGCGATAGCGGTGTTCCTGGCCGCCAACAAATGGCTCGCGCGGGCGGGCGGCGCTCGGCCGCCGGTGGGCGATCCGCCGCCGGCGTCGATTCCCTAG
- a CDS encoding choice-of-anchor B family protein: MRKAGIAMSLAFVVAGFGAEADAQQFGAAAVTDGRIVAVAEPVVQDEPATIYVFTSDGSAWSRVATIMAPEHEGGDFFGRFMALTEDEFIVGGTTIDDSHGGVWVYQRNPQAGPSFKTFLRPEAVEVGSSFGRYGLVADGLLFVSALGHNERRGAVHVFHKADGEWVHEAVLSPAEADASEFFGWGLAYADGRLLSGALQASQELQTRGAAYIYRRSDDGTWEQEARLSLAEDDAAPGDTYGGAVAWMDGLALIGAPGRDGGKGEVYTYSRDAMSGAWQAGPSLAAFDRWPGARFGSALLPRGDELWVGAPGAAGSGRIYRYPYDGGEVGMVSKISSNLDTDSGDGFGGVLAQSPDGELVIVGQTADDSGLGSAIVLTRDGDAWTATDKLLGPTEAGLPALVGNEIDCASGTADQFGCNNVSIRSFLPVSAIGGGRGANTNDVWGWTDPETGAEIAIIGRTDGTAFIDVSDANNPVYLGSLPKTAGSISNAWRDVKVYRDHAYIVADGAGNHGMQVFDLRQLRDVQNAPAVFEETAHYGGIASAHNIVINEETGFAYSVGSNGGGETCGGAYHMIDIRNPATPSFAGCFGDTNTGNAGTGYSHDAMCIVYNGPDADHVGKEVCFGSNENALSIADVTDKENPSAISSADYPNVGYAHQGWITGDHRYFYMDDEGDESASVQAGEPMEGTRTLIWDVSDLDDPIMVKEHFGETFTIDHNLYIKDNLMYQSNYVSGLRILDISDPHNPVEVGFLDTVPWSEEVEFDGSWSNYPFFESGTIVVSSGAEGVFFLKYNPQELVP, translated from the coding sequence ATGCGCAAAGCAGGCATCGCGATGTCGCTGGCGTTCGTCGTCGCCGGATTCGGCGCCGAGGCGGACGCGCAGCAGTTCGGGGCCGCTGCGGTCACGGACGGAAGGATCGTCGCAGTTGCGGAGCCGGTCGTGCAAGATGAACCGGCCACGATCTACGTCTTCACGAGCGACGGATCCGCGTGGTCGCGGGTCGCGACGATCATGGCGCCCGAGCACGAGGGGGGCGACTTCTTCGGCCGCTTCATGGCGCTGACCGAGGACGAGTTCATCGTCGGCGGCACCACCATCGACGACAGCCACGGCGGCGTCTGGGTCTACCAACGGAACCCCCAGGCCGGGCCGAGCTTCAAGACCTTCCTGCGGCCCGAAGCGGTCGAGGTGGGCTCATCGTTCGGGCGCTACGGGCTGGTCGCGGACGGACTTCTGTTCGTTTCGGCGCTGGGCCACAACGAGCGCCGCGGCGCGGTGCACGTCTTCCACAAGGCGGACGGCGAGTGGGTGCACGAGGCCGTGCTCTCGCCGGCGGAGGCCGACGCGAGCGAGTTCTTCGGCTGGGGCCTGGCTTACGCGGACGGGCGACTGCTTTCGGGCGCGCTACAGGCGAGCCAGGAGCTCCAGACCCGCGGCGCGGCCTACATCTATCGCCGCTCGGACGACGGCACCTGGGAGCAGGAGGCCAGGCTGAGCCTGGCGGAGGATGACGCCGCCCCGGGCGACACGTACGGCGGCGCGGTGGCCTGGATGGACGGCTTGGCGCTCATTGGCGCGCCGGGACGAGACGGCGGCAAGGGAGAGGTCTACACCTACTCGCGCGACGCCATGTCGGGAGCGTGGCAGGCGGGGCCCTCGCTGGCCGCATTCGACCGGTGGCCGGGAGCCCGCTTCGGGTCGGCGCTGCTGCCGCGCGGTGACGAGCTGTGGGTCGGCGCGCCGGGCGCGGCCGGCTCCGGTCGCATCTACCGCTACCCTTACGACGGCGGCGAGGTCGGGATGGTGTCGAAGATCTCCTCCAACCTCGACACGGACAGCGGAGACGGCTTCGGCGGCGTGCTCGCCCAGTCTCCCGACGGCGAGCTGGTGATCGTGGGCCAGACGGCCGACGACAGCGGCCTGGGGTCGGCCATCGTCCTGACCCGCGACGGGGATGCCTGGACGGCGACCGACAAGCTGTTGGGCCCCACCGAGGCGGGCCTGCCCGCGCTGGTGGGCAACGAGATCGACTGCGCGAGCGGCACGGCCGATCAGTTCGGCTGCAACAACGTCAGCATCCGGTCCTTCCTGCCGGTGTCGGCGATCGGCGGCGGGCGCGGCGCCAACACCAACGACGTGTGGGGCTGGACCGACCCGGAGACGGGCGCCGAGATAGCCATCATTGGCCGCACCGACGGCACCGCGTTCATCGACGTCTCGGACGCCAACAACCCGGTTTATCTGGGTAGCCTGCCCAAGACCGCCGGTTCGATCTCCAACGCGTGGCGCGACGTCAAGGTCTACCGCGACCACGCCTACATCGTGGCCGACGGCGCGGGCAACCACGGCATGCAGGTGTTCGATCTGCGCCAGCTCCGGGACGTGCAGAACGCCCCGGCAGTGTTCGAGGAGACGGCGCACTACGGCGGCATCGCCTCGGCGCACAACATCGTGATCAACGAGGAGACCGGCTTCGCCTACTCGGTGGGCTCGAACGGCGGCGGCGAGACTTGCGGCGGCGCCTACCACATGATCGACATCCGCAACCCCGCCACTCCGAGCTTCGCCGGCTGCTTCGGCGACACCAACACCGGCAACGCCGGAACGGGCTACTCGCACGACGCCATGTGCATCGTGTACAACGGCCCTGACGCAGACCACGTGGGCAAGGAAGTGTGCTTCGGGTCCAACGAGAACGCGCTGTCGATCGCCGACGTCACTGACAAGGAGAATCCCTCGGCGATCTCGTCGGCGGATTACCCCAACGTGGGCTACGCACACCAGGGCTGGATCACCGGCGATCACCGCTACTTCTACATGGACGACGAGGGTGATGAGTCGGCGTCGGTGCAGGCGGGCGAGCCCATGGAGGGCACCCGCACGCTGATCTGGGATGTGTCCGACCTGGACGACCCGATCATGGTCAAGGAGCACTTCGGGGAGACGTTCACGATCGACCACAACCTGTACATCAAGGACAACCTGATGTACCAGTCGAACTACGTGAGCGGCCTGCGCATCCTCGATATCAGCGATCCGCACAACCCGGTGGAGGTGGGCTTCCTGGACACGGTCCCGTGGAGCGAGGAGGTGGAGTTCGACGGTTCGTGGAGCAACTACCCGTTCTTCGAGAGCGGCACCATCGTCGTGTCGAGCGGGGCGGAAGGCGTGTTCTTCCTCAAGTACAACCCGCAGGAGCTGGTGCCGTAG
- a CDS encoding YncE family protein codes for MHPKRLRYALLGAVSAGLTACAGAPVTPSAPAPADRIGYTVYVASESSDLVTAVEFDAATGARVARDIPVGIMPGDIDGAHGLQASLDGRFWYLSIAHGQPFGTVWKFDADADTLVGRTEVGMFPATMGITPDGEYLFVVNFNLHGDPDPSTVSVVHTPTMTELARPVACVRPHGSRVNAAGTKNYVACVGSDQIAEIDTRTFDVTGRFSVAPGREGVAAGEGIEEARGSDCGPTWVTPGVASREGLVYVPCNKLGQILEIDVREWRVVRRFPTGAGPYNLEITPDGSTLVASLKGAQAVAIFDLEAGAEAARLGTSQPLTHGVAISPDGRFAFVSSEAIGATPGTLDVFDLPARARVASVELGLQAGGIVLVRER; via the coding sequence ATGCACCCCAAGCGCCTTCGTTACGCCTTGCTCGGCGCCGTCTCGGCGGGCCTTACGGCCTGTGCCGGCGCGCCCGTTACTCCGTCGGCTCCTGCCCCCGCCGACCGGATCGGCTACACCGTCTACGTGGCCAGCGAGTCATCGGATCTGGTCACCGCCGTCGAGTTCGACGCGGCCACGGGCGCCCGCGTGGCGCGCGATATCCCCGTGGGCATCATGCCCGGGGACATAGACGGAGCGCACGGGCTCCAGGCGTCGCTCGACGGGCGCTTCTGGTACCTCAGCATCGCCCACGGACAGCCCTTCGGCACGGTCTGGAAGTTCGACGCCGACGCCGACACTCTGGTCGGTCGCACCGAAGTGGGCATGTTCCCGGCCACCATGGGCATCACCCCAGACGGCGAATACCTGTTCGTGGTCAACTTCAACCTGCACGGGGATCCGGATCCTTCGACCGTCTCCGTCGTGCATACCCCCACCATGACCGAGCTCGCGCGCCCGGTGGCGTGCGTGCGGCCGCACGGCAGCCGCGTGAACGCGGCGGGGACCAAGAACTACGTCGCCTGCGTGGGGAGCGACCAGATAGCCGAGATAGACACCCGCACGTTCGACGTCACGGGCCGCTTCAGCGTGGCGCCCGGGCGGGAGGGAGTGGCCGCCGGGGAGGGAATCGAGGAGGCGCGCGGGAGCGACTGCGGGCCCACCTGGGTCACCCCGGGCGTCGCGTCCAGGGAGGGCCTGGTGTACGTCCCCTGCAACAAGCTCGGCCAGATCCTGGAGATCGACGTGCGCGAGTGGCGCGTGGTGAGGCGATTCCCCACCGGAGCCGGTCCTTACAACCTGGAGATCACCCCGGACGGGAGCACCCTCGTCGCGTCGCTGAAGGGGGCCCAGGCGGTCGCGATCTTCGACCTGGAGGCCGGCGCGGAGGCGGCGCGGCTGGGTACGAGTCAGCCGCTCACGCACGGCGTCGCGATCAGCCCGGACGGACGCTTCGCGTTCGTATCGAGCGAGGCGATCGGGGCCACGCCGGGCACCCTGGACGTGTTCGACCTGCCGGCGCGCGCGCGCGTGGCGAGCGTCGAGCTCGGGCTACAGGCGGGCGGCATCGTCCTGGTCAGGGAGCGCTAG
- a CDS encoding PHP domain-containing protein: MDRHAAARVLDEIGTLLELQGENRFKVRAYTSAAKALARATESLPDLIAGGALASLGGIGPATRAVIEELAETGASSYHAELRERTPLGLLQVLRVPGLGASKVRTLHEELGVASLDDLEGAAAAGKLAPLKGFGQGLEATVLEGAAFVRATLGRRLLSGADRAARALAAYVEALRGVEEVAVAGSIRRRDETHAEAVVVASARDAAPVLAAFLDMPGLEDAELAAPDAARGRLSDGFRLRLVAVSAEAFPLAVLAETGSREHVEALSGWATLAGLELHPRRLLDSQGAAARPAAEEDVYRAIGFEWIPPELREGLGETDRAAEGTLPALLREDDLRGCFHNHTTWSDGSASVEAMARAGLERGWRYLGVADHSRAAAYAGGLGPEDLAAQRREIDAWNEQHGDRLWVFQGVEADILADGRLDLADEEGVLDGLDYVVASVHSAFALDERAQTERVLSALAHPVVTFLGHPTGRRLLQREGYRLDLEAVLQFAAAAGVAIEINANPRRLDLPWRWWHRARVLGVETAINPDAHSPGELGNVRFGVDVARKGLIDPGAVWNTFAIEKVRGRLARRAAGGR, from the coding sequence GTGGACCGTCACGCCGCCGCGCGCGTGCTCGACGAAATCGGCACGCTCCTGGAGCTTCAGGGGGAAAACCGCTTCAAGGTCCGCGCGTACACCTCCGCGGCCAAGGCGCTCGCGCGGGCCACGGAGTCGCTGCCGGACCTGATCGCCGGCGGCGCCCTGGCGAGCCTCGGCGGTATAGGACCCGCGACGAGAGCCGTCATCGAAGAGCTGGCGGAGACGGGCGCCTCGTCCTACCACGCCGAACTCCGCGAAAGGACACCGCTCGGCCTGCTCCAGGTACTGCGCGTGCCCGGGCTGGGCGCGTCCAAGGTGCGAACCCTCCACGAAGAGCTCGGGGTCGCGTCGCTCGACGACCTGGAAGGGGCGGCGGCGGCGGGCAAGCTGGCCCCGCTGAAGGGCTTCGGTCAGGGCCTGGAGGCGACCGTTCTCGAGGGGGCCGCTTTCGTGCGCGCGACCCTGGGCCGGCGCCTGCTGTCGGGCGCGGATCGGGCGGCGCGTGCCCTCGCGGCGTACGTGGAGGCGCTGCGCGGCGTCGAGGAGGTGGCCGTCGCGGGTTCGATCCGGCGCCGCGACGAGACCCACGCCGAGGCCGTGGTGGTGGCCAGCGCCCGGGACGCCGCGCCCGTGCTCGCGGCGTTCCTGGACATGCCGGGACTGGAAGACGCCGAACTCGCGGCCCCCGACGCCGCTCGCGGCCGACTCTCCGACGGCTTCCGGCTGAGGTTGGTCGCGGTCTCCGCGGAAGCCTTTCCGCTCGCCGTGCTGGCCGAGACGGGTAGCCGCGAGCACGTGGAGGCGCTCTCCGGGTGGGCCACGCTCGCCGGCCTGGAGCTGCACCCGCGGCGGCTGCTGGACTCGCAGGGGGCGGCGGCGCGTCCGGCCGCCGAGGAGGATGTCTACCGGGCGATCGGGTTCGAGTGGATCCCGCCCGAGCTGAGGGAGGGGCTGGGTGAGACGGACCGCGCCGCCGAAGGGACGCTGCCTGCTCTGCTCCGGGAGGACGATCTGCGCGGCTGCTTCCACAACCACACGACCTGGTCCGACGGCAGCGCCAGCGTCGAGGCCATGGCGCGGGCCGGCCTCGAGCGGGGTTGGCGGTATCTGGGCGTGGCCGACCATTCGCGCGCTGCCGCGTACGCGGGCGGCCTCGGCCCGGAGGATCTCGCCGCTCAGAGGCGCGAGATAGACGCCTGGAACGAGCAGCACGGCGACCGGCTATGGGTCTTTCAGGGCGTCGAGGCGGACATCCTTGCCGACGGCAGGCTCGACCTCGCCGACGAGGAGGGCGTACTGGACGGCCTGGACTACGTCGTCGCCAGCGTGCACTCGGCGTTCGCGCTGGACGAGAGGGCTCAGACGGAGCGAGTGCTGTCCGCGCTGGCGCACCCGGTGGTTACCTTCCTGGGGCACCCGACGGGCCGTCGTCTCCTCCAGCGGGAGGGCTATCGGCTGGATCTGGAGGCAGTATTGCAGTTCGCCGCCGCAGCCGGAGTGGCGATCGAGATCAACGCGAACCCTCGGCGCCTGGACCTACCGTGGCGCTGGTGGCATCGCGCGCGGGTGCTGGGCGTCGAGACCGCGATCAACCCCGACGCGCACTCGCCGGGGGAGCTGGGCAACGTCCGCTTCGGGGTGGACGTGGCTCGCAAGGGTTTGATCGACCCCGGCGCCGTCTGGAACACGTTCGCTATCGAGAAGGTGCGCGGCCGCCTCGCGCGGCGCGCCGCTGGGGGCAGATGA